In Sulfurovum xiamenensis, a genomic segment contains:
- the rpmB gene encoding 50S ribosomal protein L28, whose translation MARRCDITGKGPLTGNNVSHANNKTKRRQLPNLRSVKITLEDGTTKRVKVAASTLRTMKKRAAQAATAE comes from the coding sequence ATGGCAAGAAGATGTGACATTACGGGTAAAGGCCCATTGACAGGAAACAACGTTTCTCACGCAAACAACAAAACAAAAAGAAGACAACTTCCAAACTTGAGATCTGTAAAGATCACACTTGAAGATGGAACAACTAAAAGAGTTAAAGTGGCTGCTTCTACACTTAGAACAATGAAGAAACGCGCTGCTCAAGCTGCTACAGCTGAGTAA
- the rpe gene encoding ribulose-phosphate 3-epimerase: MLVAPSILSADFGHLARDVAAICEGGCDLVHVDVMDGHFVPNLTIGPVVVEAVAQVATKPLDIHLMVENNTFFVDLFAPLKPEFISFHIEEEKHPHRLIQKIRALGIRPAITLNPHTSIEAIEFLIEEVDMVLLMSVNPGYGGQKFIPSVVEKAKRLKALIEKRNPKCLIEVDGGVNDENVKELEAAGVDVVVAGSFVYKHPDGIEKAISALK; this comes from the coding sequence ATGTTAGTAGCCCCAAGTATACTTTCTGCCGATTTTGGACATTTGGCGCGTGATGTTGCCGCCATTTGTGAGGGTGGATGTGACCTTGTCCATGTCGATGTGATGGATGGCCATTTTGTACCAAACCTCACCATAGGACCTGTTGTTGTGGAAGCAGTAGCTCAAGTTGCAACTAAACCTTTGGATATACATCTTATGGTAGAGAATAATACATTTTTTGTTGACCTTTTCGCACCTTTGAAACCGGAGTTTATATCGTTTCATATCGAAGAGGAGAAACATCCTCATAGACTTATCCAAAAAATACGTGCGTTGGGTATACGTCCTGCGATCACGCTGAATCCACATACGTCGATTGAAGCGATAGAGTTTTTAATTGAAGAGGTAGATATGGTACTTCTCATGAGTGTGAATCCAGGTTATGGAGGACAGAAATTTATTCCTTCGGTTGTAGAAAAAGCAAAGCGCTTAAAAGCATTGATAGAGAAACGCAATCCAAAATGTCTGATAGAAGTAGATGGCGGAGTGAATGATGAAAATGTCAAAGAGTTGGAAGCAGCAGGTGTTGATGTTGTGGTGGCCGGTTCGTTTGTCTATAAACATCCAGACGGTATAGAAAAAGCCATTTCTGCATTAAAATAA
- a CDS encoding phosphoribosylanthranilate isomerase, which yields MRVKICGITNLKDALHAVECGADALGFVFYNKSPRYITPAAAKRIIDQLPPFVERVGLFVNEGVETIDTVCRYSDISRAQIHFDVDEESLAAIGLQTLPVVRAKGPEDLTKFQDRYRLVDAYSEVYGGAGERLNLEWFNGIDCSKIILAGGLTPENLEQVKQLGFYGVDVSSGVESIKGKKDPKKVQQFIANAKSL from the coding sequence ATGAGAGTGAAGATTTGTGGTATTACCAACTTGAAAGATGCATTGCATGCCGTAGAGTGTGGAGCAGATGCATTGGGTTTTGTTTTTTATAATAAATCACCACGCTACATCACACCGGCAGCAGCGAAAAGAATCATCGATCAACTTCCCCCTTTTGTGGAAAGAGTAGGGCTTTTTGTCAATGAAGGTGTAGAGACGATCGATACGGTGTGTAGATATTCTGATATTTCACGTGCACAGATCCATTTTGATGTAGATGAAGAGTCTTTGGCTGCCATCGGTTTACAGACTTTGCCTGTGGTACGTGCAAAAGGTCCGGAGGATCTAACAAAATTCCAAGACAGATACCGGTTGGTAGACGCTTACAGTGAAGTCTATGGCGGTGCGGGAGAACGTCTGAATCTTGAATGGTTCAATGGCATAGATTGTTCTAAGATCATTTTGGCGGGAGGTTTAACCCCTGAGAATCTGGAACAAGTGAAACAACTTGGTTTTTACGGTGTGGATGTAAGTTCCGGTGTAGAATCCATTAAGGGGAAAAAAGACCCTAAAAAAGTGCAACAATTTATAGCCAATGCAAAAAGTCTTTGA
- a CDS encoding EI24 domain-containing protein: MKQTITKSLQDMLSKDVILFVIKIGFISLALTLLFAWNIWGLLTDIIASYLSWIPWEWLQTSGASIGTFLLTYMLFIIIVSLLTSLQSEKLLVSLAKKRYPDVHVVGSANMTTSILLTLKASIVFLLLFILTLPLLFIPILGQVWVLYLWSILLKEPTIYDVGALFIREKKIRKEKKKKTSILAMIAALFNYIPLVNIFAPVFAQILFLHHILGKENKF; encoded by the coding sequence ATGAAACAGACCATCACAAAAAGTCTACAGGATATGCTCTCTAAAGATGTCATCCTTTTTGTCATCAAGATAGGATTCATCTCATTGGCACTTACACTGCTGTTCGCATGGAATATCTGGGGTCTACTAACAGACATCATTGCTTCATATCTCTCATGGATCCCATGGGAATGGTTACAGACATCAGGAGCATCTATAGGAACCTTTTTATTGACCTATATGCTTTTTATCATTATTGTCTCGCTGCTTACTTCACTTCAGAGTGAAAAGTTACTGGTCTCCTTAGCAAAAAAACGTTATCCTGATGTTCATGTCGTTGGCAGTGCCAATATGACCACTTCCATCCTCTTGACACTGAAAGCCAGTATCGTTTTTCTGTTGCTTTTCATCCTCACCCTGCCCTTACTTTTTATACCCATATTGGGTCAGGTATGGGTACTCTACTTGTGGTCTATCTTACTGAAGGAACCGACTATTTATGATGTAGGAGCACTCTTCATCAGAGAGAAAAAAATACGTAAAGAGAAAAAGAAAAAAACAAGCATTTTGGCTATGATAGCTGCACTCTTTAACTATATTCCTTTAGTCAATATCTTTGCCCCTGTATTTGCACAGATACTCTTTTTGCATCACATCCTGGGAAAAGAAAATAAATTTTAA
- a CDS encoding O-antigen ligase family protein, which yields MIKKYSFLQIKEDRKSLFLTAFLSIILFWIGLGIGDNMSDFRFWIDNTWMTVKLEWLFVIVYIIITAKLPSLYILWGKYRFVTLIAALWLITVTLSYFISPYYSWQNPLAFMRYAETISHFIFFLFLWDFFNRYRVDYRIIFSSIILSTLVVMSYFIYIHFTFPDLKADLHVFSIRSDKLVLNTHIHRIGYQVETTIAFAIAFLFSKNHKYISIILIGALFLFLLWLGGRASILGIVVSLLVMLFYFRQKFSLKIFIYSGVIITLLGFMALYFNFLDLSYFTHALKKTFQAGSLEHLMSGRIQVWSLVIKELHTDWLLGAGPQSYFFYPDRHPDVIHAHNWILQMLGEWGLVGTGLFGILFYHAIRYSMIHHLRQVAYTNPYNLVAGLVILSLTITGLFSGTYFFHQTSVYLALAFSLWVSPSDIQKSNC from the coding sequence ATGATAAAAAAATATTCATTTTTACAAATTAAAGAAGACAGAAAATCTCTTTTTTTAACTGCTTTTTTAAGTATTATCCTCTTTTGGATAGGTCTTGGTATTGGGGACAATATGTCAGACTTTCGTTTCTGGATTGACAATACATGGATGACTGTAAAACTTGAATGGCTTTTTGTTATAGTATATATTATAATCACTGCTAAGTTACCGTCACTCTATATTCTGTGGGGAAAATATAGATTTGTCACGCTTATTGCAGCATTATGGTTGATAACAGTAACACTTTCCTATTTTATCTCTCCCTACTATAGTTGGCAAAATCCACTCGCCTTTATGAGATATGCAGAGACGATATCTCATTTTATTTTTTTTCTGTTTCTTTGGGATTTTTTTAACCGATACCGTGTTGATTACCGCATCATCTTTTCATCTATCATTCTCTCTACTTTAGTAGTGATGAGCTATTTCATATATATTCATTTCACTTTCCCTGATTTAAAAGCGGACTTACATGTCTTCAGTATACGTTCAGATAAGCTTGTTTTAAATACACATATACATAGAATTGGCTATCAGGTAGAGACGACAATTGCATTTGCGATCGCATTTCTTTTTTCAAAAAACCATAAATATATTTCTATCATTCTCATAGGAGCACTGTTTCTATTTTTATTATGGCTTGGAGGAAGGGCTTCTATACTTGGTATAGTAGTCTCTTTACTGGTTATGTTATTCTATTTCAGGCAAAAATTTTCTTTAAAAATTTTTATCTATTCTGGCGTAATCATTACCTTGCTTGGATTCATGGCTTTATATTTTAATTTCCTGGACCTTAGTTATTTTACGCATGCCTTGAAAAAAACATTTCAAGCAGGATCTCTCGAGCATCTAATGAGCGGACGCATTCAGGTCTGGTCTTTAGTTATAAAAGAGCTTCATACTGATTGGCTACTGGGTGCGGGTCCTCAAAGTTACTTTTTCTATCCGGATAGACATCCCGATGTCATACATGCACATAATTGGATATTACAGATGCTTGGAGAGTGGGGTCTAGTCGGTACTGGTCTTTTTGGTATTCTTTTCTATCATGCTATACGATATAGCATGATACATCATCTAAGACAAGTGGCCTATACCAATCCTTATAACCTGGTCGCCGGACTTGTTATCCTCTCCTTAACAATCACAGGACTTTTTAGCGGGACTTACTTTTTCCATCAGACATCGGTATATCTAGCTCTGGCTTTTTCCCTATGGGTTTCTCCCTCTGATATACAGAAATCAAACTGCTAG
- a CDS encoding 3'-5' exonuclease, with protein MHEEQYKHIVTKYTTLLEDAETIFILLQASGYPISQLSDEHYKLETCFTSHKEQRYCVIDIETNGSKPGTSQVIEIGAVMVQNGEIIDRFETFVECAFLPEYITKITGIEPTDLIGAPTRKEALTALRHFMGDAVFVAHNANFDYSFLNASFDRFGLGHIGNPKLCTIDLARRTFESERYGLAYLIDFLEIETATHHRAFSDALCAAKVMEKSLETVPEYVKSADELLRFSVSSKKERRLKKEKES; from the coding sequence TTGCATGAAGAACAATACAAACATATTGTTACAAAGTATACAACCCTACTGGAAGATGCCGAAACGATCTTCATTCTTCTTCAAGCTTCAGGCTATCCTATTTCTCAATTAAGTGATGAACACTATAAACTTGAAACCTGTTTTACTTCACATAAAGAACAGCGTTATTGTGTCATAGATATAGAAACGAACGGGAGTAAACCAGGGACTTCACAGGTCATAGAGATCGGTGCAGTGATGGTGCAGAACGGGGAGATCATAGACCGTTTTGAAACTTTTGTTGAATGTGCGTTTTTACCAGAATATATTACGAAGATCACAGGTATAGAACCCACTGATCTCATCGGTGCACCCACTAGAAAAGAAGCATTGACAGCATTACGACATTTCATGGGTGATGCGGTGTTTGTCGCACATAATGCAAATTTTGATTATAGTTTTTTGAATGCCTCTTTTGACAGATTTGGCCTGGGGCACATCGGGAACCCTAAACTCTGTACGATCGATCTTGCCAGACGTACCTTTGAGAGCGAACGGTATGGTCTTGCCTATCTGATAGATTTTTTAGAGATAGAAACAGCTACGCATCATCGTGCTTTTAGCGATGCGCTATGTGCTGCAAAGGTGATGGAAAAAAGCTTGGAAACAGTGCCGGAATATGTCAAGAGTGCAGATGAATTGTTACGTTTTTCCGTCTCCAGTAAGAAAGAGCGAAGGCTCAAAAAAGAAAAAGAGAGTTAA
- a CDS encoding GGDEF domain-containing protein has product MQKEWSSFRITLILYLVILILPFSFYFVYTSFQTMRNDTRIVHQSSWTAGAMVHLALMQNDQETVAHIDKSLQKLSPWVSKNNDSNLYIGSQTLSEDFSQIEACWATYKENYLKHDNTDKTQQSLQCYELTDTFATVIEKMVYLKQNKIINVFYMSLALAMIFALLMIYLVRAYIHQQMKKHAIHDHETKLFNKTYFCAELKTSCARAVRNNAPLSLLSISIDDFGKESKHYSQKMQAYLLKSFGGLITSLIRESDVACRYDDNHFSILLPDTSEENALILEKRVHETLEKHDFGAIPELNFKFATAHLHYKETPEAFMGRIETLLK; this is encoded by the coding sequence ATGCAAAAAGAATGGTCATCATTTAGAATAACATTGATACTTTACCTGGTTATTCTTATACTCCCTTTCAGTTTTTATTTCGTGTATACATCATTTCAAACGATGCGAAATGATACAAGGATTGTACACCAAAGTTCTTGGACAGCAGGGGCAATGGTCCATCTTGCGCTTATGCAAAATGATCAAGAGACGGTAGCACATATAGATAAATCTCTTCAAAAGTTATCTCCTTGGGTTTCAAAGAACAATGATTCAAATCTCTATATAGGAAGTCAGACACTCTCTGAAGATTTTTCACAAATAGAGGCTTGCTGGGCTACTTACAAAGAAAATTATTTGAAACATGACAATACAGATAAGACTCAACAAAGTCTTCAATGTTATGAACTCACTGATACATTTGCAACTGTTATTGAGAAAATGGTCTATTTGAAACAGAATAAGATCATTAATGTATTTTATATGAGTCTTGCTCTTGCTATGATCTTTGCTCTTTTAATGATCTATCTAGTAAGGGCCTATATCCATCAACAGATGAAAAAACATGCCATTCATGACCATGAGACCAAGCTCTTTAATAAAACATATTTCTGTGCTGAACTGAAAACCTCTTGTGCCAGAGCGGTACGGAACAACGCTCCCCTCTCTCTTCTCTCTATTTCTATCGATGATTTTGGAAAAGAGAGTAAACACTATAGTCAAAAGATGCAAGCATACCTGCTTAAAAGTTTCGGAGGCTTGATCACCTCTTTGATCAGAGAAAGTGATGTGGCATGCCGATATGATGACAATCATTTTTCTATACTTTTGCCTGATACATCGGAAGAAAATGCATTGATTTTGGAGAAACGTGTACATGAAACACTTGAGAAACACGATTTTGGTGCGATACCGGAACTCAACTTCAAGTTTGCAACAGCTCATCTTCACTACAAAGAGACACCTGAAGCATTCATGGGGCGTATCGAAACGTTGTTAAAATAA
- a CDS encoding type II secretion system protein: MNTYHKNNTVSTMRTGWTILELIFILIVIGILAAIAVSKLTATRDDAKLSVDVSNMNVCIRSVAAHYTATGVMDINIAPCNGINCYTIDIDGSNMNVGINTSAPNYCDDIENVGGHLIHNYQFAGTSIQR, from the coding sequence GTGAATACTTATCATAAAAATAACACAGTATCTACTATGAGAACAGGATGGACCATACTAGAACTTATCTTCATTTTGATTGTTATAGGGATACTCGCTGCAATTGCGGTCTCAAAGCTAACTGCGACCAGAGATGACGCGAAACTCTCTGTTGATGTTTCAAATATGAATGTCTGTATAAGAAGTGTTGCGGCACACTATACTGCTACAGGAGTTATGGACATCAATATAGCACCCTGCAATGGTATAAATTGTTATACGATTGATATTGATGGATCCAATATGAATGTTGGCATTAATACAAGTGCTCCCAATTATTGTGATGATATAGAAAACGTAGGTGGGCACCTGATACATAATTACCAGTTTGCTGGAACAAGTATTCAAAGATAA
- a CDS encoding type II secretion system protein, with translation MNNMRRGFTMIELIFVIVIIGILAAVAIPKLAATRDDAKLTQAIADAKTCVNDAGAAYTAGTAGTTGTDLTSWTKSPACTAAAANTLVTASFATNSVSVSEATSGSAPASLITTHTFGGSRVSY, from the coding sequence ATGAACAACATGAGACGCGGATTCACAATGATCGAATTGATCTTTGTTATCGTAATTATTGGTATTTTGGCGGCAGTTGCTATTCCTAAATTGGCAGCAACAAGAGATGATGCAAAATTAACACAAGCAATCGCAGATGCTAAGACTTGTGTAAATGATGCAGGTGCTGCATATACAGCGGGTACTGCAGGTACAACAGGAACGGATCTTACTAGCTGGACAAAATCACCAGCATGTACTGCAGCAGCAGCCAATACATTGGTTACTGCATCATTTGCAACAAATTCAGTGTCAGTATCAGAAGCAACATCAGGTTCTGCTCCAGCTTCATTGATTACTACACATACATTCGGTGGATCAAGAGTTAGTTATTAA
- a CDS encoding RNA degradosome polyphosphate kinase: protein MALDLSSSQLYFNRELSWLQFNSRVLAQALDEQLPPLERLKFLAIYGTNLDEFYMIRVAGLKALYKAGIQETGPDKLTPSQQLEQIHGYLHKEHKVLESCYTSIISELHTHGVNVKNHDALNQDEKVEIKEKFFNEIYPVIIPIAVDATHPFPHLNNLSFGLALTLEDDSKHIKHGLVRIPRILPRFIQLGQTFIPIESVVEHFASELFPGFSPLASTPFRVTRNADIEIEEEEADDFLEILQEGLRSRNKGSLIRLELIDGADADLINFLLSHLNLDDKDIYSYKTLPLNLGGLWQIVGDKALSHLVLPTFSPKILPPLNSENIFEAIEKQDVLLYHPFDSFEPVVKFIKQAAADPETITIRMTLYRAGPNSPIVKALIDAVRDGKQVMVLVELKARFDEENNLRWARALEDVGAHVVYGIPGLKVHAKIAQVIKRQNGKLKSYVHLATGNYNPSTSKIYTDISYFTTKEIFSTDATHFFHFLTGFSTHTKLDTLFMSPTQIKPKLLKLIEKEYKHGSEGHIILKANSLVDADIIKALYIASQKGCKVDLIIRGICCLRPGIKGISENITVSSVIGKYLEHARVYFFKHDKIKCYIASADLMPRNLVRRVELMTPILEENLKQKIEQILMLQLADNTLRWKLQEDGNYTKVPPLGKTVNNHTVLEEYVNKIHDKTKKETPDYVSRLANRILKDS, encoded by the coding sequence ATGGCGTTAGATCTCTCTTCTTCACAACTCTATTTTAACCGTGAACTCTCATGGCTGCAGTTTAACTCACGTGTTCTGGCACAAGCACTGGATGAACAACTACCACCACTTGAACGTCTTAAGTTCCTTGCTATCTACGGAACAAACCTTGATGAATTTTATATGATACGTGTGGCAGGGCTTAAGGCACTCTATAAAGCAGGGATACAAGAGACCGGGCCGGACAAACTGACGCCAAGTCAGCAGCTCGAGCAGATACATGGATACCTACATAAAGAACACAAAGTGTTGGAATCATGTTACACTTCTATCATCTCTGAACTGCACACCCATGGGGTCAATGTAAAGAACCACGATGCACTCAACCAAGATGAAAAAGTGGAAATAAAAGAGAAGTTCTTTAATGAAATTTATCCTGTGATCATTCCCATAGCCGTCGATGCCACACACCCTTTCCCTCACCTCAACAACCTTAGTTTTGGTTTGGCGCTGACACTGGAAGATGACTCTAAACATATCAAACATGGACTTGTGCGTATCCCTAGGATACTTCCTAGGTTTATACAGTTGGGACAAACATTTATTCCTATAGAATCTGTGGTTGAGCACTTTGCCTCTGAACTTTTTCCTGGATTCAGTCCTTTGGCCTCTACACCTTTCAGGGTCACAAGAAATGCAGATATCGAGATAGAGGAAGAGGAAGCCGATGACTTTTTGGAGATCCTTCAAGAAGGGTTGCGTTCCAGAAATAAAGGTTCTCTGATCCGTCTTGAACTCATCGATGGTGCAGACGCTGATCTGATAAACTTTTTACTCTCTCATCTCAATCTTGATGACAAAGATATCTACTCTTACAAAACGCTCCCACTTAACCTGGGAGGTCTCTGGCAAATCGTAGGAGATAAAGCACTCTCGCACCTTGTCTTACCTACATTTAGCCCAAAAATACTCCCTCCGTTGAACAGTGAAAATATCTTTGAGGCGATCGAAAAACAAGATGTGCTGCTTTACCATCCTTTTGACAGTTTTGAGCCGGTCGTAAAATTCATTAAACAAGCTGCCGCAGACCCCGAAACGATCACTATACGTATGACACTCTACCGAGCCGGTCCAAACTCTCCTATCGTCAAAGCACTGATCGATGCCGTACGTGACGGGAAACAGGTGATGGTACTTGTCGAACTCAAAGCAAGGTTTGACGAAGAGAACAATTTACGTTGGGCAAGAGCACTTGAAGATGTGGGTGCACACGTAGTCTATGGTATACCTGGGCTCAAAGTACATGCCAAGATCGCACAGGTGATCAAAAGACAAAATGGGAAACTGAAGAGTTACGTACATCTTGCAACAGGAAACTACAACCCCAGTACCTCGAAGATCTATACCGATATATCATATTTTACAACCAAAGAAATTTTCAGTACAGATGCGACGCACTTTTTTCACTTCCTCACAGGTTTCTCTACCCATACCAAACTTGATACGCTTTTCATGTCACCTACACAGATCAAGCCAAAGCTTCTCAAGCTCATAGAGAAAGAGTATAAACATGGATCTGAAGGGCATATCATTCTGAAAGCAAACTCTTTGGTAGACGCCGATATTATCAAAGCACTCTATATCGCTTCACAAAAAGGGTGCAAGGTCGATCTTATCATCCGTGGGATCTGTTGTTTAAGACCGGGGATCAAAGGTATCAGTGAAAATATTACGGTCTCTTCTGTCATAGGGAAATACCTGGAACATGCACGTGTCTACTTTTTTAAACACGACAAAATCAAATGTTACATCGCTTCTGCTGACCTCATGCCTCGTAACCTAGTCAGACGTGTAGAGCTTATGACCCCTATCTTGGAAGAGAACCTGAAACAGAAGATAGAGCAGATCTTGATGTTGCAGCTTGCAGATAATACCTTACGTTGGAAACTGCAAGAAGACGGAAACTACACCAAAGTACCACCTCTTGGTAAAACGGTCAACAACCATACTGTATTGGAAGAGTATGTCAACAAGATCCATGATAAAACAAAAAAAGAGACACCTGACTATGTAAGCCGTTTGGCAAATCGTATATTAAAGGATAGTTAA
- a CDS encoding gamma carbonic anhydrase family protein, with the protein MIIKFKEWTPKLGPNAWIAEGSSVIGRVTMGEDAAVWFGCVVRGDVHHITIGDRTNIQDLSMIHVTHHKKADMSDGHPTVIGNDVTVGHRVMLHGCTIEDACLIGMSATILDGAVIGKESIVGADSLVTKNKVFPPRSLIMGSPAKVVRELTDEEVAELYASAKRYVSFKNEYQ; encoded by the coding sequence ATGATCATAAAATTTAAAGAGTGGACACCCAAGCTAGGACCTAATGCCTGGATCGCTGAAGGATCTTCTGTGATCGGACGTGTAACCATGGGAGAAGATGCTGCTGTATGGTTTGGCTGTGTGGTACGTGGAGATGTACACCACATTACCATAGGAGACAGAACCAACATCCAAGACCTCAGTATGATACATGTCACACACCATAAAAAAGCAGATATGTCAGATGGACATCCTACGGTTATAGGTAATGATGTCACCGTAGGTCACCGTGTCATGCTTCATGGCTGCACAATAGAAGATGCCTGTCTCATAGGTATGTCTGCCACCATACTCGATGGGGCTGTCATAGGCAAGGAATCTATCGTGGGGGCAGACAGCCTGGTCACAAAGAACAAGGTCTTCCCTCCCCGAAGTCTCATCATGGGAAGTCCTGCAAAAGTCGTACGTGAGTTGACAGATGAAGAAGTCGCAGAACTCTATGCCTCTGCTAAACGGTATGTCTCTTTTAAAAATGAGTATCAGTAG
- the uvrB gene encoding excinuclease ABC subunit UvrB, producing the protein MPNFTVSSPYQPAGDQPQAIDTLSSSIEAGNQYQTLLGVTGSGKTYTMAKIIEKTKKPTLIMTHNKTLAAQLYSEFKSFFPNNHVEYFISYYDYYQPEAYLPRQDLFIEKDSSINQELERLRLSTTANLLSHDDVIVIASVSANYGLGSPDDYRSIVQKLCVGDEYNQKALLLRLVDMGYKRNDEFFDRGDFRVTGEVIDIYPAYSEEFAIRVEFFGDEIEAIYGFNSLTGEKEEGVKEVTIYSANQFIVSKEKLARAVKSIEEELEERLAYFQKEDRMIEYNRLKQRTEFDLEMLEGTGMCKGIENYSRHLTGKKAGETPYTMMDYFEAMHDDYLVIVDESHVSLPQFRGMYAGDRSRKEVLVDHGFRLPSALDNRPLMFDEYIHKAPHFLFVSATPAPLELELSSAVAEQVVRPTGLLDPEIEIIDSTYQVENLHDKMKPVIARGERVLVTVLTKKMAEELTTYYNDLGLKARHMHSDMDAIERNQTIRSLRLGEFDILVGINLLREGLDIPEVSLVAILDADKEGFLRSRTSLIQTAGRAARNANGHVLMYAKKITDSMQFTIDTTQARREKQIAYNKEHGITPKTTLRVLDTDLKVEDAGELYNKQSKLDKMPKAERQQMVKELKAKMLAAAKNLDFEEAARLRDQIAKIKKL; encoded by the coding sequence TTGCCAAATTTTACGGTATCAAGTCCATACCAACCTGCCGGTGATCAACCCCAGGCCATAGATACACTTTCAAGCTCCATAGAGGCAGGAAATCAATACCAGACCTTGCTGGGTGTTACAGGTTCAGGGAAAACCTACACCATGGCAAAGATCATAGAGAAAACCAAAAAACCCACCCTCATTATGACCCATAACAAAACACTCGCAGCACAACTCTACTCAGAATTTAAAAGCTTTTTTCCCAATAACCATGTAGAGTACTTCATCTCATACTATGATTATTATCAGCCCGAAGCCTATCTACCACGACAAGACCTATTCATAGAAAAAGACTCTTCCATCAACCAGGAGTTGGAACGTTTGCGTCTAAGTACAACAGCGAACCTGCTCTCACATGATGATGTCATCGTCATCGCTTCAGTCTCTGCCAACTATGGGTTGGGTAGTCCCGATGACTACCGCTCCATCGTACAGAAACTTTGTGTGGGAGATGAGTATAACCAAAAAGCCCTACTTCTCAGACTGGTAGATATGGGGTACAAACGTAATGACGAGTTCTTTGACAGAGGTGATTTTCGGGTGACAGGTGAAGTCATAGACATTTACCCTGCCTACTCTGAAGAGTTTGCCATACGTGTAGAGTTTTTTGGGGATGAGATAGAAGCGATCTATGGCTTTAACTCACTTACAGGAGAAAAAGAAGAAGGTGTCAAAGAGGTCACTATCTACTCAGCCAATCAGTTCATCGTCTCTAAAGAGAAACTTGCCCGTGCTGTCAAGAGCATAGAAGAGGAGCTCGAAGAGAGACTTGCCTATTTTCAAAAAGAAGACCGTATGATCGAGTATAACCGTCTCAAACAGCGTACGGAGTTTGACCTGGAGATGCTGGAAGGTACAGGGATGTGCAAAGGTATCGAAAATTATTCCCGACATCTTACTGGGAAAAAAGCGGGAGAGACGCCTTACACCATGATGGACTACTTTGAAGCGATGCACGATGATTATCTTGTTATTGTGGATGAGTCCCATGTCTCTTTACCGCAGTTCAGAGGGATGTATGCAGGGGATAGAAGCCGTAAAGAGGTCCTGGTTGACCACGGTTTCAGACTCCCCTCTGCACTGGACAACCGTCCATTGATGTTTGACGAGTATATCCATAAAGCGCCTCATTTTCTCTTTGTCTCGGCTACCCCTGCTCCACTTGAACTAGAACTTTCTTCCGCCGTAGCGGAACAGGTCGTACGCCCTACAGGACTGCTTGACCCGGAGATAGAAATCATTGACAGTACGTACCAGGTGGAAAACCTCCATGACAAGATGAAACCGGTCATCGCACGTGGCGAACGTGTACTTGTCACAGTGTTGACAAAAAAGATGGCAGAAGAGTTGACAACCTACTACAATGATCTTGGACTAAAAGCCCGCCATATGCATTCGGATATGGATGCGATAGAACGTAACCAAACCATTCGTTCTCTACGTTTAGGTGAGTTTGACATCTTAGTGGGGATCAACCTGCTTAGAGAAGGGCTTGATATTCCAGAAGTCAGTCTAGTGGCTATCCTTGATGCAGACAAAGAAGGGTTTTTACGTTCACGAACCTCTCTCATACAAACAGCAGGAAGGGCTGCAAGAAATGCCAATGGACATGTGCTTATGTATGCGAAAAAGATCACAGATTCGATGCAATTCACCATCGATACCACACAAGCCAGACGAGAAAAACAAATAGCCTATAATAAAGAACATGGTATTACCCCTAAGACCACACTCAGGGTCCTTGACACAGACCTCAAAGTAGAAGATGCAGGCGAACTCTACAATAAACAGAGTAAACTGGACAAAATGCCAAAAGCAGAACGTCAACAAATGGTCAAAGAACTCAAGGCAAAGATGCTTGCCGCTGCAAAAAATTTGGACTTTGAAGAGGCTGCCAGACTGCGTGATCAGATAGCAAAAATCAAAAAATTGTAG